TCTTGTAAAGAAACAAGTCCGCTGAATACATCTGGGCTCAACGTCTTGAGCCGGCTGTTGTTTGACAAGTCTAAGACCTGTAGGTTCTTCAGACCTCTAAAAGCACCTGGTTGAATGAGGGTCAGGTCGGACAGGCTGCTGAGAGACAGGTGAACCAGTTCTGTCATTGAATCAAAGGCCCCTGCATCAATGCTGGAGATGAGATTCCCATCCAGGTTCAGATACTGAAGTGGGATCCCGTTCAGCATCGGCACCTTCCTCAATTGGTTCCCTGCCAACATAAGACTCTTAATGTTCAACGGATGGCTAGGGGTCTTCCTGGAAACGGAGGTAAGAAGGTTTCGCGACAGGTCCACCATGATTGGTACATCCTGTGCTCTGGTGGTAAGCAGATCAAGGTTAAAATCTTTGAATCGGTTTTCACTCAGGTCCAGCTCAACCAGAGGGAGTCCGGTGAAGCAGCCGTCGCTGAGATCCTCAAGAGCGTTGTTGCTCAGGTCCAACGTCTCAAGGTAGCGAAGTTTAGAGAATGCTTTGGGACTGACATGTGAAATGAGATTTCCACTCAGGTCCAGACTAACCAAGGTGGTGTAACCAGGTCCGGATA
This portion of the Cyprinus carpio isolate SPL01 chromosome A15, ASM1834038v1, whole genome shotgun sequence genome encodes:
- the tsku gene encoding tsukushi codes for the protein MAALLCLFFSLLGLAVMGAVKNCHPQCRCEVESFGLFDSFSLTKVDCSGIGPGNAPVPIPLDTSHLDLSLNSITSISDSMLSGPGYTTLVSLDLSGNLISHVSPKAFSKLRYLETLDLSNNALEDLSDGCFTGLPLVELDLSENRFKDFNLDLLTTRAQDVPIMVDLSRNLLTSVSRKTPSHPLNIKSLMLAGNQLRKVPMLNGIPLQYLNLDGNLISSIDAGAFDSMTELVHLSLSSLSDLTLIQPGAFRGLKNLQVLDLSNNSRLKTLSPDVFSGLVSLQELNLSHNPVTPLSRTVFTQMPSIKSIALGPNVHCWKTHKQGQFHRQIGQAKPNDILTCDNAGMIL